In a single window of the Trichoderma breve strain T069 chromosome 6, whole genome shotgun sequence genome:
- a CDS encoding major facilitator superfamily domain-containing protein, with protein sequence MSKTQSTVVLPVEVTHEGLMTSLDPETPQAQNITDAGELLPALGLELSNMRNRLVETPIPDQTLPAGLSEERGSPTNPVSQGVPPELANLLAEVIFVLVCTAGQVISALTMGQVNVTQFVFQEALGLVPAQIPWLLGSSVLASGLSVIVFGPLADLAPPKPLMVGAFLWEAAWNAVTAAAVSPNLKVLFFVARAMQGLAAGVLVSASMSILGRVYNPGIRKTRVFSLMAAGAPFGYWIGCVQGGALAAHLPWIFGSTAMFLALCAFAAYLTIPDLRPAADSSSTDAPSMKQFDYLGALLASLGCGLILFGLTQGSAVQWSPYTYTTIILGFLLLVAFHFVERRATRPLIPTGLWRIPGFAAVLLSYIFGFGGYAGAWQFYAIQFWLRYQGVSPLTASLYILPNGIVGVLAAWVVSKTLHVVPGHWILITSMICFGMGPVFFLPQTPSSSYWALSMPGVALSTFGPDLSFAAATIFITSSVPRSYQGSAGSLLVTAQNLTLAIITSVAGSIGIKVDQLPDGEVGLEGIRAIWWFGLASALIGALITITMVRIPKAEEKEHVH encoded by the exons ATGTCGAAAACCCAGTCCACGGTCGTTTTGCCTGTGGAGGTAACTCACGAAGGCTTGATGACCTCGCTTGACCCAGAAACACCACAGGCCCAGAACATCACCGATGCAGGCGAACTTTTGCCAGCACTTGGTTTGGAATTGAGTAACATGAGAAACAGACTGGTTGAAACACCCATACCTGATCAGACTTTGCCCGCCGGCCTTTCGGAAGAGCGAGGCAGCCCAACGAATCCAGTGTCTCAAGGCGTTCCGCCAGAGCTCGCCAATCTCCTCGCAGAGGTGATCTTTGTGCTCGTCTGTACGGCTGGCCAAGTCATCTCCGCCCTGACTATGGGACAAGTCAACGTCACCCAGTTCGTGTTCCAAGAGGCATTGGGTCTAGTCCCAGCCCAGATTCCATGGCTCCTAGGCTCTTCAGTATTGGCAAGCGGTCTGTCAGTCATAGTATTTGGCCCGTTGGCTGACCTCGCTCCCCCCAAGCCACTCATGGTAGGCGCTTTTCTGTGGGAAGCAGCCTGGAATGCGGTGACGGCTGCGGCCGTTTCTCCAAACCTCAAGGTCCTCTTCTTTGTGGCCCGAGCCATGCAGGGCCTGGCAGCCGGAGTGCTCGTTTCCGCTTCGATGAGCATTCTTGGACGAGTCTATAATCCAGGGATCCGCAAGACGCGCGTGTTttccttgatggcagcagGGGCGCCGTTTGGCTATTGGATTGGCTGTGTTCAAGGAGGCGCTCTCGCTGCTCATCTTCCCTGGATTTTTGGCAGCACGGCCATGTTCCTTGCATTGTGCGCTTTTGCTGCTTATCTCACGATACCCGATCTGAGACCAGCTGCGGATAGCTCTAGTACAGACGCGCCTTCGATGAAGCAATTTGATTATCTCGGCGCTCTGCTCGCATCGTTGGGGTGTGGATTGATCCTCTTTGGGCTCACTCAAGGCTCAGCAGTTCAATGGAGTCCATATACGTATACTACCATTATTTTGGGCTTTCTTCTACTTGTTGCGTTTCACTTTGTCGAGCGCCGTGCCACTCGTCCTCTTATTCCAACCGGGCTTTGGCGAATTCCTGGGTTTGCGGCTGTCTTGCTTTCCTACATTTTCGGATTTGGCGGTTATG CTGGTGCGTGGCAGTTCTATGCCATCCAGTTCTGGCTTCGCTACCAGGGAGTTTCTCCGCTTACTGCGTCGCTGTACATTCTTCCAAATGGCATCGTTGGCGTTCTCGCAGCTTGGGTCGTTTCTAAGACGCTTCATGTTGTCCCTGGTCACTGGATTCTTATTACCAGCATGATTTGTTTTGGTATGGGGCCGGTATTCTTTCTCCCTCAAACACCAAGCTCCTCGTACTGGGCCTTGTCAATGCCGGGCGTAGCCTTATCTACGTTCGGACCTGATCTCagttttgcagcagcaaccatCTTTATTACTTCGAGCGTACCGAGATCATACCAGGGCTCTGCTGGTAGTCTTTTGGTCACCGCACAAAACTTGACTCTGGCAATCATTACTTCTGTAGCTGGCTCTATAGGGATCAAAGTCGATCAGCTTCCTGATGGAGAGGTGGGACTTGAAGGGATACGTGCCATCTGGTGGTTTGGCCTTGCTTCCGCCTTAATTGGAGCCTTGATTACCATCACCATGGTCCGGATTCCAAAAgcggaagaaaaagaacatgtACATTGA